One segment of Streptomyces sp. NBC_00576 DNA contains the following:
- a CDS encoding cyclic nucleotide-binding domain-containing protein, producing MNASPTSTSTSTMLRALPADHRERLMRLAREVSFPQGTHLFKEGGRADRFWIIRTGTIALDMHVPGRRAAVIETLGHNELVGWSWLFGPHAWCLGAETTSPVRAYEFDAEAVRAMCRADPVLGMAVTQWVGDVVARRLRSARTRLLDVYAPYGSGSSH from the coding sequence ATGAACGCTTCCCCTACATCCACATCTACGTCCACCATGCTGCGGGCGTTGCCCGCCGATCACCGCGAACGGCTGATGCGCCTCGCCCGCGAGGTGTCGTTCCCGCAGGGCACCCACCTCTTCAAGGAGGGCGGGCGCGCCGACCGGTTCTGGATCATCCGTACCGGCACGATCGCCCTCGACATGCACGTGCCCGGCCGCCGAGCAGCCGTCATCGAGACACTCGGACACAACGAACTCGTCGGCTGGTCCTGGCTGTTCGGACCGCACGCCTGGTGCCTGGGCGCCGAGACGACGAGCCCGGTGCGCGCATACGAGTTCGACGCCGAGGCGGTACGGGCCATGTGCCGGGCCGATCCCGTGCTGGGAATGGCAGTGACCCAGTGGGTGGGCGACGTCGTCGCCCGTCGGCTGCGGTCGGCGAGGACCCGCTTGCTGGACGTGTACGCGCCCTACGGCAGCGGCAGCTCTCACTGA
- a CDS encoding ANTAR domain-containing protein, translating to MFRTHAKGKLAERRHTDMEQAFTTLRACARSDNRRLSDVARAFIDESEFLPGLSSRSS from the coding sequence ATGTTCAGGACACACGCCAAGGGGAAACTCGCCGAACGCCGCCACACGGACATGGAACAGGCCTTCACCACCCTGAGGGCCTGCGCCCGCTCCGACAACCGCCGGCTCTCGGACGTCGCCCGCGCCTTCATCGACGAATCCGAATTCCTCCCCGGTCTCAGCTCCCGAAGTTCCTGA
- a CDS encoding bifunctional acetate--CoA ligase family protein/GNAT family N-acetyltransferase, with protein MTYDTLSRPTVHALLSDGTTVCIRPVRPGDHEQLQGLYEEMSAENLRLRFFAASRRSAAMAADRACMPPRPGHRALMAESKDQVIGLAEYEAGDDAATAEISVAVADGLHHRGVGTLLVEHLVSAARADGITTFTADALSENHEVLRLFADLGLRTARRFEGPEVRCVIELDEPAEDDGYLSAVEARGRAADVASLEPLLRPDAIAVVGAGRRPGSVGRALLHHLHEGGFTRRLFAVNPRATSILGVPSHPSVSALPKVPDLAVLAVPAAAVAATAEECGKAGVRALLVVSAGLDSRQAEALMAACRTYGMRLVGPNCLGITNTDPALSLDATFAADHPRPGTAGVAVQSGGVGIALLDGLSRLGIGVSSFASLGDKYDVSGNDMLQWWESDDRTELALLHLESFGNPRAFSRTARRVTRRMPVLTVDAGRTDAGRRAAASHTAAAATPTMTRQALFTQAGITATRSVGELLETAALLHSQPLPAGTRVAIVTNAGGAGVLAADACAEAGLSLPPLTPSVVESLYAVLPDGATAGNPVDVTAAVTEEQLGDCVDRIMRHPGIDAVLLALVPTAVAAATGDDLVRALTSGPARRALPVAVVRLEQDLPVRLLPATEGGAIPSYAEPGAAARALAHAAHRAAWLSRAAGTIPELAQVDTARARTVAETYLAAHPDGGWLDPRTCAELLTCYGIPQLPWSWAQTEDDAVIAAERLCGPDGRVVMKAHWPGQLHKTEQHAVHLDLEGEAQVRAAFRDFETRFAGLMTGVVVQPLAARGTELFAGVVQDEVFGPLVLFGLGGTATEVLADHAARLAPLTDLDVHDLITAPRCAPLLFGAHGSGPVDLQGLEHLLLRLSRLAGDLPQLAEADFNPVLATPDSVTVLDARVRLLPRTAQDPYLRRLR; from the coding sequence ATGACGTATGACACGCTCAGCCGACCCACGGTCCATGCCCTGCTCTCGGACGGCACCACCGTGTGTATACGTCCTGTGCGGCCGGGTGATCACGAGCAGCTGCAGGGGCTCTACGAGGAGATGTCCGCGGAGAATCTGCGGCTGCGGTTCTTCGCGGCGAGCCGGCGTTCCGCAGCGATGGCCGCCGACCGGGCCTGTATGCCGCCGCGCCCCGGACACCGGGCGTTGATGGCCGAGTCGAAGGACCAGGTGATCGGCCTGGCCGAGTACGAGGCCGGTGACGACGCGGCCACGGCCGAGATCTCCGTCGCGGTGGCCGACGGACTGCACCACCGGGGCGTCGGCACTCTCCTGGTCGAGCATCTGGTCTCCGCCGCCCGTGCGGACGGCATCACCACGTTCACGGCCGACGCGCTCTCCGAGAACCACGAAGTGCTTCGGCTCTTCGCCGATCTGGGTCTGCGCACCGCACGCCGTTTCGAGGGTCCGGAGGTGCGCTGCGTCATCGAACTGGACGAGCCGGCCGAGGACGACGGCTATCTCTCCGCCGTCGAGGCCCGCGGCCGGGCCGCCGACGTGGCCAGCCTGGAGCCGCTGCTGCGACCGGACGCGATCGCGGTGGTCGGCGCCGGGCGCAGGCCCGGATCGGTGGGGCGGGCTCTCCTGCACCATCTGCACGAGGGCGGCTTCACCCGGCGGCTCTTCGCGGTGAACCCCCGTGCCACGTCGATCCTCGGCGTGCCGTCCCACCCCTCGGTCAGCGCGCTGCCCAAGGTCCCGGATCTCGCGGTCCTCGCGGTGCCCGCGGCAGCCGTCGCCGCCACCGCGGAGGAGTGCGGCAAGGCCGGAGTACGGGCACTGCTCGTCGTATCGGCCGGCCTCGACAGCCGGCAGGCGGAAGCACTCATGGCAGCCTGCCGCACGTACGGCATGCGGCTCGTCGGACCCAACTGCCTCGGCATCACCAACACCGACCCGGCACTCTCCCTCGACGCCACCTTCGCGGCGGACCATCCGCGCCCCGGCACGGCGGGCGTCGCCGTGCAGTCCGGCGGCGTCGGCATCGCCCTCCTCGACGGACTGTCCCGGCTCGGCATCGGTGTCTCGTCCTTCGCCTCGCTCGGCGACAAGTACGACGTCAGCGGCAACGACATGCTCCAGTGGTGGGAGAGCGACGACCGCACCGAACTCGCCCTGCTGCACCTGGAGTCCTTCGGCAACCCGCGGGCGTTCTCCCGTACCGCCCGGCGCGTGACCCGCCGTATGCCCGTGCTGACGGTCGACGCCGGCCGTACCGACGCCGGCCGTCGCGCCGCCGCCTCGCACACCGCGGCCGCCGCGACCCCCACCATGACCCGGCAGGCGCTGTTCACCCAGGCCGGCATCACCGCCACCCGCTCGGTGGGTGAACTCCTCGAAACCGCCGCCCTGTTGCACTCCCAGCCGCTGCCGGCCGGGACCCGGGTGGCGATCGTCACCAATGCGGGTGGCGCGGGTGTCCTGGCCGCGGACGCCTGCGCGGAAGCGGGGCTGTCGCTTCCGCCGCTCACGCCCTCGGTGGTCGAAAGCCTGTATGCCGTATTGCCCGACGGTGCCACCGCGGGCAACCCCGTCGACGTCACCGCCGCCGTCACGGAGGAGCAGCTCGGGGACTGCGTGGACCGGATCATGCGGCACCCGGGTATCGACGCTGTCCTGCTGGCCCTCGTCCCCACGGCCGTCGCGGCGGCGACCGGCGACGACCTCGTGCGGGCTCTCACCAGCGGCCCCGCACGCCGAGCCCTTCCGGTCGCCGTCGTACGCCTGGAGCAGGACCTGCCCGTAAGGCTGCTGCCGGCCACGGAGGGCGGTGCGATCCCCTCGTACGCCGAACCCGGTGCGGCAGCACGTGCGCTGGCCCATGCCGCTCACCGCGCGGCCTGGTTGAGCCGGGCGGCGGGCACGATCCCGGAGCTCGCACAGGTCGACACGGCCCGGGCCCGCACGGTCGCCGAGACGTACCTCGCCGCCCACCCGGACGGCGGCTGGCTCGACCCGCGCACCTGCGCCGAACTCCTCACCTGCTACGGCATTCCCCAGCTCCCGTGGTCCTGGGCGCAGACGGAGGACGACGCCGTCATCGCGGCCGAACGGCTGTGCGGCCCCGACGGCCGGGTGGTCATGAAGGCCCACTGGCCCGGCCAGCTCCACAAGACCGAACAGCACGCCGTGCACCTCGATCTCGAAGGAGAGGCCCAAGTCCGGGCCGCCTTCCGGGACTTCGAGACACGGTTCGCCGGCCTGATGACCGGCGTGGTCGTCCAGCCACTGGCCGCACGCGGCACCGAACTGTTCGCGGGAGTCGTGCAGGACGAGGTCTTCGGCCCGCTCGTACTGTTCGGACTCGGCGGCACCGCGACCGAGGTCCTGGCCGACCATGCCGCCCGCCTCGCCCCGCTGACCGACCTCGACGTCCACGACCTGATCACCGCACCGCGCTGCGCACCGCTCCTGTTCGGCGCGCACGGCAGCGGACCCGTCGACCTCCAGGGTCTGGAGCATCTGCTGCTACGTCTGTCCCGCCTGGCGGGCGACCTGCCGCAGCTCGCCGAGGCCGACTTCAACCCCGTCCTCGCGACGCCCGATTCGGTCACCGTGCTCGACGCACGAGTCCGCCTGCTGCCGCGCACGGCTCAGGACCCCTATCTGCGCCGACTGCGCTGA
- a CDS encoding flavodoxin domain-containing protein: MPSSVLVAYGTTNGSTARIAEAVAEVLRKAGLTVDVLPAQSVASVASYEAVVVGGGVYAGRWQKHARRFVRHHSRALAGRPLWMFSSGPLDPSASERDIPPVPGVKRAMIRLDAREHVTFGGCLDEGAKGFIARKILSSGKGGDFRDFTEIEAWATRIGSELAGVSQGS, encoded by the coding sequence ATGCCCAGCAGTGTGTTGGTCGCCTACGGAACGACGAACGGTTCGACCGCGCGGATCGCCGAGGCCGTGGCCGAGGTCCTGCGCAAGGCCGGGCTGACGGTAGATGTGCTGCCCGCCCAGTCCGTGGCGAGCGTGGCGTCGTACGAGGCCGTGGTGGTCGGAGGCGGCGTGTACGCCGGGCGCTGGCAGAAGCACGCCCGCCGCTTCGTCCGCCACCACAGCCGCGCACTGGCCGGACGCCCGCTGTGGATGTTCAGCAGCGGCCCGCTCGACCCCTCGGCCTCGGAGCGGGACATCCCGCCCGTCCCCGGAGTGAAGCGGGCCATGATCCGGCTCGACGCCAGGGAACACGTCACCTTCGGCGGCTGCCTCGATGAGGGAGCGAAGGGATTCATCGCCCGGAAGATCCTCTCCTCCGGCAAGGGCGGAGACTTCCGCGACTTCACGGAGATCGAGGCGTGGGCCACTCGGATCGGCAGTGAACTCGCGGGCGTGTCACAAGGGAGCTGA
- a CDS encoding response regulator transcription factor: protein MAEARTFTQQNPIRVFLLDDHEVVRRGLTDLLDSEPDISVVGDADSAEHALARGTALRPDVAVLDVRLPDGDGISVCRELRSRMPELACLMLTSFDDEEALLDAIMAGAAGYVLKQIKGSDLVSAVRTVASGQSMLDPTTTARLMRSLRADPTEGPALAPELAGLSPRERDILTLIGDGLTNREIGKKLYLSEKTVKNHISRLLAKLGVQRRVQAAVLASHLERPDSTGHPTR, encoded by the coding sequence ATGGCCGAGGCGCGTACCTTCACCCAGCAGAACCCGATCCGGGTCTTTCTGCTGGATGACCACGAGGTCGTACGACGCGGTCTCACCGACCTGCTGGACTCCGAGCCGGACATCTCGGTGGTCGGCGACGCGGACAGCGCCGAGCACGCGCTGGCGCGCGGGACGGCGCTGCGCCCGGACGTGGCCGTCCTCGACGTACGCCTGCCGGACGGTGACGGGATCAGTGTCTGCCGCGAGCTGCGCAGCCGGATGCCGGAGCTGGCCTGTCTGATGCTGACGTCGTTCGACGACGAGGAGGCCCTGCTCGACGCGATCATGGCAGGGGCGGCGGGCTATGTGCTCAAGCAGATCAAGGGCTCCGACCTGGTCTCGGCGGTCCGCACGGTCGCCTCCGGCCAGTCCATGCTGGACCCCACGACGACCGCCCGCCTGATGCGCTCCCTGCGCGCGGACCCCACCGAGGGACCGGCACTCGCGCCCGAGCTCGCCGGCCTGTCACCCCGCGAGCGGGACATCCTCACGCTCATCGGGGACGGGCTCACCAACCGTGAGATCGGCAAGAAGCTCTACCTGTCCGAGAAGACGGTGAAGAACCACATCTCCCGGCTGCTGGCCAAACTCGGCGTCCAGCGCCGCGTCCAGGCGGCGGTCCTGGCCAGCCATCTCGAACGGCCCGACTCCACCGGCCACCCGACGCGATGA
- a CDS encoding universal stress protein, protein MEPGLKTGVCGEHGGDPDSAAYPHAEGGTRTVRTGPAPALLEATCDAAVVVVSARRGPQRLGRQLGLVTHTLLNHSRCPVVVVPTGTV, encoded by the coding sequence ATGGAGCCCGGCCTGAAGACCGGCGTCTGCGGAGAACACGGCGGCGACCCGGACTCCGCGGCGTATCCCCATGCCGAGGGAGGGACCCGCACGGTCCGGACCGGCCCGGCGCCCGCGCTGCTGGAGGCGACCTGTGACGCCGCGGTCGTGGTCGTCAGCGCCCGCCGCGGACCCCAGCGGCTAGGCCGGCAACTGGGCCTGGTCACCCACACCTTGCTCAACCACTCCCGTTGCCCGGTCGTGGTCGTCCCCACCGGGACCGTGTAG
- a CDS encoding sensor histidine kinase, whose product MSGDDRGGFEEHVPKLRLDELLGELQVRIDAVRGTRDRLHSLLEAVLSVGRELDLPQVLRSIVEAAVVLVDAEYGALGVIGGDQKLSEFLTVGIGEEGHSEIGALPSGHGLLGELIRHPVPLRLPELSEHPASYGFPANHPPMHSFLGVPIRVRDEVFGNLYLTEKRSAREFDVEDESVLSTLAVAAGVAIENARLYEETRLRERWQRASGEVTSMLLTGAPSPDVLELIVDEARKIVSADMGLIAEHVPGEETLRPALAVGLGREERNGLVLSARDGFVGAALGAAQPVVSVDIEHDARTGEGEAQWAGLGPVVAVPLGAGGKARGVLLLGRVPGGTPFGDVDTGPLLGFADQAALALELAERRRDAEQITLLQDRDRIARDLHDLAIQRLFAAGMTLQSTQRFMEHPEGMERLSRTVDDLDDTIKIIRSTIFGLRTHGGGGRESDGLRGRVSEVVRASATSLGFLPALRIEGLVETDVPGDIADHAVAVLGEALSNAARHSGAQAVDVRLQCARGELTLTVTDDGCGVPGDVGRSGLKNIEERAVVLGGTLTLGQRQDGGGTRLVWRVPVRADGDAAGG is encoded by the coding sequence ATGAGCGGGGACGATCGCGGCGGTTTTGAGGAGCATGTGCCCAAACTGCGGCTCGACGAACTGCTGGGCGAGCTGCAGGTGCGCATCGACGCGGTGCGCGGGACCCGGGACCGCCTGCACAGCCTGCTGGAGGCCGTCCTCTCGGTCGGCCGGGAACTCGACCTGCCGCAGGTGCTGCGCAGCATCGTCGAGGCCGCGGTGGTGCTGGTGGACGCCGAGTACGGGGCGCTGGGCGTGATCGGCGGTGACCAGAAGCTGTCCGAGTTCCTGACCGTCGGCATCGGCGAAGAGGGGCACTCGGAGATCGGGGCACTGCCCAGCGGGCACGGGCTCCTCGGAGAACTGATCCGGCACCCGGTGCCACTGCGGCTGCCGGAGCTGTCGGAGCATCCGGCGTCGTACGGCTTCCCGGCCAACCATCCGCCGATGCACTCCTTCCTCGGCGTGCCGATCCGGGTGCGCGACGAGGTGTTCGGAAACCTCTACCTCACCGAGAAGCGCAGCGCCAGGGAGTTCGACGTGGAGGACGAGTCCGTCCTGTCGACGCTGGCGGTGGCCGCCGGAGTGGCCATCGAGAACGCCCGGCTGTACGAGGAGACCAGGCTGCGCGAACGCTGGCAGCGGGCCAGCGGCGAGGTCACCAGCATGCTCCTGACCGGTGCGCCGAGCCCGGACGTCCTGGAACTGATCGTCGACGAGGCCCGGAAGATCGTCTCCGCCGATATGGGGCTGATCGCGGAACACGTACCGGGCGAGGAGACACTGCGGCCGGCCCTGGCGGTGGGCCTGGGCCGGGAGGAACGCAACGGTCTGGTGCTGTCCGCGCGGGACGGTTTCGTCGGAGCGGCACTCGGCGCGGCCCAGCCGGTGGTCAGCGTCGACATCGAGCACGATGCGCGCACGGGCGAGGGCGAAGCCCAGTGGGCCGGGCTCGGACCCGTGGTCGCGGTGCCGCTCGGCGCCGGCGGGAAGGCGCGGGGTGTGCTGCTGCTGGGGCGCGTGCCGGGCGGTACGCCGTTCGGCGACGTGGACACCGGGCCGCTGCTCGGGTTCGCCGACCAGGCGGCGCTGGCCCTGGAGCTGGCCGAACGGCGGCGGGACGCGGAACAGATCACCCTGCTCCAAGACCGGGACCGCATCGCCCGCGACCTCCATGACCTCGCCATCCAGCGGCTCTTCGCGGCCGGCATGACCCTGCAGAGCACCCAGCGCTTCATGGAGCACCCCGAGGGCATGGAGCGGCTGTCGCGGACGGTCGACGACCTCGACGACACCATCAAGATCATTCGGTCCACGATCTTCGGACTGCGCACCCACGGCGGGGGCGGGCGGGAGAGCGACGGCTTGCGCGGCCGGGTGTCCGAGGTGGTGAGGGCCTCGGCCACGTCACTCGGATTCCTGCCCGCGCTGCGCATCGAGGGGCTCGTCGAGACCGATGTCCCCGGCGACATCGCCGACCATGCGGTCGCGGTGCTCGGCGAGGCCCTCAGCAACGCCGCCCGGCACTCCGGAGCACAGGCGGTGGACGTCCGGCTTCAGTGCGCCAGGGGCGAGTTGACGCTCACGGTGACGGACGACGGCTGCGGAGTGCCGGGTGACGTCGGGCGCAGCGGGCTGAAGAACATCGAGGAGCGGGCTGTCGTCCTCGGCGGGACGCTGACGCTCGGCCAACGGCAGGACGGCGGTGGCACGCGGCTGGTGTGGCGGGTTCCCGTGCGTGCGGACGGCGACGCGGCCGGAGGCTGA
- a CDS encoding universal stress protein, with product MSRIITAGLDGSRESLAAVDWAARESLLRDLPCRLVHAWEMESYAYPTAYAPPAGPDLQRHWAERMPREAEEDLRRRYPGLRVSADQVDGQPVPVLLAADADAELLVIGSRGLSGIGGFLVGSVALSVVAHATNPVVLVRAEEPDASGRRPAEPPYGEVVLGLDLRRPADALIEFAFDAAARRASALRVVQGWTPPAYYGLDTGFGYTSGAVTQGLGGELAVQEAGGLTDALRPWREKFPGVEVTEKSVIGGAAHHLVEAASGAGLLVIGRRNRDSAFGTHLGPVAHAVMHHAAAPVAVVPHD from the coding sequence ATGTCCCGCATCATCACCGCAGGCCTGGACGGCTCGCGTGAAAGCCTGGCCGCGGTGGACTGGGCGGCCCGTGAGTCCCTGCTCCGTGATCTGCCCTGCCGCCTCGTCCACGCCTGGGAAATGGAGTCGTACGCCTACCCCACCGCCTACGCGCCGCCGGCCGGGCCGGACCTGCAGCGCCACTGGGCGGAGCGCATGCCGCGCGAGGCCGAGGAGGATCTGCGCCGCCGCTACCCCGGCCTGCGGGTCAGCGCCGACCAGGTCGACGGGCAGCCGGTCCCGGTGCTGCTGGCGGCCGACGCCGACGCCGAACTGCTGGTCATCGGGTCGCGGGGGCTGAGCGGCATCGGCGGTTTCCTGGTCGGCTCGGTGGCGCTCTCGGTGGTGGCCCACGCCACCAACCCGGTGGTCCTGGTGCGGGCCGAGGAGCCGGACGCCTCCGGCCGTCGCCCTGCGGAGCCGCCGTACGGCGAGGTCGTGCTCGGCCTGGACCTGCGGCGGCCCGCCGACGCGCTGATCGAGTTCGCCTTCGATGCCGCCGCCCGTCGCGCGTCGGCCCTGCGTGTCGTTCAGGGCTGGACCCCGCCGGCCTACTACGGCCTGGACACCGGCTTCGGCTACACCTCCGGCGCCGTCACTCAGGGCCTGGGCGGCGAACTGGCCGTACAGGAGGCGGGCGGGCTGACCGACGCGCTGCGCCCGTGGCGGGAGAAGTTCCCCGGAGTCGAGGTGACGGAGAAGTCCGTGATCGGCGGGGCCGCCCACCACCTCGTGGAGGCTGCTTCCGGCGCCGGCCTGCTGGTCATCGGCCGCCGCAACCGCGATTCGGCGTTCGGCACGCACCTCGGCCCGGTCGCCCACGCGGTGATGCACCACGCCGCGGCCCCGGTCGCGGTCGTCCCGCACGACTGA
- a CDS encoding CBS domain-containing protein: MHGTPHIVSDVMTHTVASIGRRADFKEIVQLMEQWNVSALPVLEGEGEGEGRVVGVVSEADLLYKEEFRDADPDRDTQLRRFSDLAKAGAVTAEELMTSPALTVHANVTLAQAARIMAHAKVKRLPVVDDSGRLEGVVSRGDLLKVFLRDDEEVAEEVRREVVPYLFPASYSSVRVQVKEGVVTLAGRVRDTSLVPVAARLVRAVEGVVDVKCELTGPARRPEQ; encoded by the coding sequence GTGCACGGCACCCCGCACATCGTGAGCGACGTGATGACCCACACCGTGGCCTCCATCGGCCGCAGGGCCGACTTCAAGGAGATCGTGCAGCTGATGGAGCAGTGGAACGTCAGTGCCCTTCCCGTTCTGGAGGGCGAAGGCGAGGGCGAGGGCCGGGTGGTCGGCGTCGTCTCCGAGGCCGACCTGCTGTACAAGGAGGAGTTCCGCGACGCCGACCCCGACCGTGACACACAGTTGCGGCGTTTCTCCGATCTCGCCAAGGCCGGCGCCGTGACCGCCGAGGAGCTGATGACGTCGCCGGCCCTGACCGTCCACGCGAACGTGACCCTCGCGCAGGCCGCCCGCATCATGGCGCACGCCAAGGTCAAGAGGCTCCCCGTCGTCGACGACTCAGGCAGGCTGGAAGGCGTTGTCAGCCGCGGTGATCTCCTGAAGGTGTTCCTGCGGGACGACGAGGAGGTCGCCGAGGAGGTCCGCAGGGAAGTCGTGCCGTACCTGTTCCCCGCGTCGTACTCGTCTGTGCGTGTGCAGGTGAAGGAGGGGGTCGTCACACTCGCCGGGCGCGTCAGGGACACCTCTCTGGTGCCCGTGGCCGCACGCCTGGTGCGGGCCGTCGAGGGTGTGGTGGACGTGAAGTGCGAGCTCACGGGCCCGGCTCGCCGCCCGGAGCAATGA
- a CDS encoding universal stress protein, translating into MLRHVTAGIDGSPESLAAAHWAAREATRRGAALCLVHAWEWHPRPAASVPADMSERARAEDLPERAADSMRAAHPGLQVIGQALADSPVSALLKAAEQAELLVLGSRGFGGVAGFLMGSVSQRVVARAPCPVVLVRAGGSTADEHFSAPDGISPDEIPGIPYRDVVLGLDTGRPCDELIEFAFDAAGRRGSSLRVIHAFSRPPDFAVADRIVPVSGPALQAEHEHAVVAALRPWCEKFPEVAVTESVTEGRAADELISASAGAALVVVGRRIRESRLGTHIGPVAHAALHHAPCPVAVVPHD; encoded by the coding sequence ATGCTTCGACATGTCACCGCGGGGATCGACGGTTCTCCCGAAAGCCTGGCCGCCGCGCACTGGGCGGCCCGGGAAGCCACGCGCCGGGGCGCCGCGCTGTGCCTGGTGCATGCCTGGGAGTGGCATCCGCGTCCGGCTGCGTCCGTGCCCGCGGACATGTCCGAACGGGCCCGGGCCGAGGACCTGCCGGAACGGGCGGCGGACAGCATGCGCGCCGCGCACCCAGGTCTGCAGGTCATCGGCCAGGCGCTGGCGGACTCGCCGGTCTCCGCCCTTCTCAAGGCGGCCGAGCAGGCCGAGCTGCTGGTCCTCGGCTCCCGTGGATTCGGCGGCGTCGCGGGGTTCCTGATGGGGTCGGTGTCGCAGCGGGTCGTCGCCAGGGCCCCCTGTCCCGTGGTGTTGGTGAGGGCGGGCGGGAGCACCGCCGATGAGCACTTCTCGGCACCGGACGGCATCTCCCCGGACGAGATACCCGGGATCCCGTACCGCGATGTCGTCCTCGGTCTCGACACCGGCCGGCCCTGCGACGAGCTGATCGAGTTCGCCTTCGACGCCGCTGGGCGCCGGGGCTCCTCGCTGCGCGTGATCCACGCCTTCAGCCGTCCGCCGGACTTCGCCGTGGCGGACAGGATCGTCCCGGTGAGCGGCCCGGCGCTACAGGCGGAGCACGAGCACGCCGTGGTCGCCGCGCTGCGCCCCTGGTGCGAGAAGTTCCCCGAGGTCGCCGTCACCGAGAGCGTCACCGAAGGACGTGCGGCCGACGAGCTGATCAGCGCCTCGGCCGGCGCGGCCCTCGTCGTGGTGGGACGCCGGATCCGCGAATCTCGTCTCGGTACCCACATCGGCCCCGTCGCACACGCGGCGCTGCATCACGCACCCTGCCCCGTCGCCGTCGTCCCGCACGACTGA